The genomic DNA GGACGTATTCCGGATCGAGCTCTTGTTTATTGAAAGCCCCTTCACAAACCAGCGGTTCGAAATCGGGATGCACGATAAATTGGCCAACCGCTGGGTTGCAGCGGATGTGACGTTCGGGAGTCGTGTGCAATCGCTCGGGATCCAGTTCGCCGATCACGAACCGCAAATAAAGATCGCTGTCGCTGATGTTCCCCACATCCTCGCCACATACTTCACACAGATAACCTTCGTCGCAGCGAGCCATTCGAAAAACAAAACCGTCGGTTGGATGGAGGAACTAAAAAACGAGCATCGCCAACATGAACTGGCGATGCCACAAGTGCACTTCGCAAGGATCTGAGATCGTGTCGGTTAACCGCGTTGCTTTTCCGAATCGTCGGGCGTCCGGCCGAGCACGACGTCGAAGCGACACGCCAATTCGTCGAGCTTCGATTCGGGGATCGGATTAAAATCGGCGACCAACAATTCGCGTTTCGCTGGATCGGTGACCCGACGAAAAACACCATCGCGTGCATTCCCCGCGTAGCCACGAATCATCAACTGAGTCGTCAGCAGCTTGCGGTCGTTCTGTTTAACGATGATATGAATGTGCGGGGCAGGACGACCGGGATACTCGACCGGCTTGATCGTGCGAAAACGGTACTCCCCCGTCGATCCTGTCTCGAAACGGCCGAAGCCTTGGAAGTTGGGGTCCTGTTGCTTCTTCTTGCCATTGCTGTCGCGCGAGTGAAGATAGACCGCGTTGGCATCACATTGCCAAATTTCGATCGTCGCATTGCGAACTGGCGAACCCGACGGCGTCAAAACACGTCCGGTTAGATGAGTGATCTGCCCCACCGCGGGCGTCGTGCTGTCGTTGATCACGATCAGATCGTTGTCTTGATCCAGTGGCATTTTATCGGGATAGAACG from Rosistilla carotiformis includes the following:
- a CDS encoding dioxygenase family protein, coding for MQNPSTRFPLSRRSLLAVGGAVFFATPGLFAEQLQSTPPLTEGPFYPDKMPLDQDNDLIVINDSTTPAVGQITHLTGRVLTPSGSPVRNATIEIWQCDANAVYLHSRDSNGKKKQQDPNFQGFGRFETGSTGEYRFRTIKPVEYPGRPAPHIHIIVKQNDRKLLTTQLMIRGYAGNARDGVFRRVTDPAKRELLVADFNPIPESKLDELACRFDVVLGRTPDDSEKQRG